The Scyliorhinus torazame isolate Kashiwa2021f chromosome 17, sScyTor2.1, whole genome shotgun sequence genome includes a window with the following:
- the smim22 gene encoding small integral membrane protein 22, whose product MADQDLGSQLEAQFNDVVRRLQSKQLFQSNWDIATFAIFFIFIGAVLALILLVLIRCCWGCCFSSSPSKKHGKHKVGVDNLALEP is encoded by the exons ATGGCCGACCAGGATTTGGGTTCTCAGCTTGAAGCACAGTTTAATGACGTTGTGAGGAGACTACAGAGCAAGCAGCTTTTTCAATCCAACTGGGACATCGCCACTTTTGCCATTTTCTTCATTTTCATTG GTGCAGTGTTGGCCCTGATCCTCTTGGTCCTAATTCGATGCTGCTGGGGTTGCTGTTTTTCTTCTTCACCAAGCAAGAAG CATGGAAAGCACAAGGTGGGAGTTGACAATCTGGCATTGGAACCTTAG